From the genome of Thermoflexus hugenholtzii, one region includes:
- a CDS encoding NAD(P)-dependent oxidoreductase produces the protein MIPHLPGDELVIERKIRTRLLPVLPAERPPEIRRLDFEEVRIGYDETTARLEAARCLHCPDPAPCIQACPLHNDIPTALWLIEHGDFLRAAQVFRQTSFLSEICGRVCPPQTCRNSCTLSAYGKPIQITPLEAFVADYQRRAGALILHRAPPTGRRAAVVGSGPAGLTVAEFLARQGHAVTVFEAMPKPGGLLRYGIPSFKLPKAIVDQKIADLEQLGVRFITGVRIGKDLTLDDLFAQGYQAIFLGIGTWRPVEPDWEGAELEGVYPALEFLMRANLPPEDLPPGKQEPPRVGRRVAVIGGGDTAMDCARTALRRGAQEVVVYYRRSEAEMPGNREERKKAREEGVRFEFLVAPVRFIGEEGRLVAIEFIRMTLGEPDASGRRRPVPIPGSNFTVPVDTAVLALGFRPDPTVAQTTSGLQISRSGLIVTDEAGRTSRPGVFAAGDGVTGPDLVVTASAAAMRAARAMHEYLMAQPPAAEREVSLLAEPVPA, from the coding sequence ATGATCCCGCATCTTCCGGGGGATGAGCTGGTCATTGAGCGGAAGATCCGCACGCGTCTGCTTCCGGTTCTCCCCGCTGAGCGCCCCCCCGAGATCCGCCGCCTGGATTTTGAAGAGGTTCGGATCGGCTATGATGAGACCACCGCCCGGCTGGAAGCCGCCCGCTGCCTCCACTGTCCGGATCCGGCCCCGTGCATCCAGGCGTGCCCTCTGCATAACGACATCCCCACGGCGCTGTGGCTGATCGAGCACGGGGATTTCCTGCGGGCGGCCCAGGTGTTCCGTCAGACCTCCTTCCTCTCGGAGATCTGCGGAAGGGTTTGCCCGCCCCAGACGTGTCGCAACTCGTGCACCCTCTCCGCCTACGGCAAGCCGATCCAGATCACCCCCCTGGAGGCCTTCGTGGCCGACTACCAGCGCCGGGCGGGGGCGCTGATCCTCCACCGGGCGCCGCCCACCGGCCGGCGGGCCGCGGTGGTGGGCTCCGGCCCGGCCGGGCTCACCGTGGCCGAGTTCCTGGCCCGCCAGGGCCATGCGGTGACGGTCTTCGAGGCGATGCCGAAGCCCGGCGGCCTCCTCCGCTACGGCATCCCTTCCTTCAAACTGCCCAAAGCCATCGTGGATCAGAAGATCGCCGACCTGGAGCAGCTGGGCGTCCGCTTCATCACCGGGGTCCGCATCGGGAAGGACCTGACCCTGGATGATCTGTTCGCCCAGGGCTATCAGGCGATCTTCCTCGGCATCGGAACATGGCGGCCGGTGGAGCCGGACTGGGAGGGAGCGGAACTGGAAGGGGTGTATCCGGCCCTGGAGTTCCTGATGCGCGCCAACCTGCCGCCCGAAGATCTCCCCCCCGGCAAACAGGAGCCCCCCCGGGTGGGCCGTCGAGTCGCCGTCATCGGGGGTGGCGACACCGCCATGGACTGCGCCCGCACGGCGCTGCGCCGGGGCGCGCAGGAAGTGGTGGTGTATTACCGGCGCAGCGAGGCGGAGATGCCCGGAAACCGGGAGGAGCGCAAGAAGGCGCGGGAGGAAGGCGTCCGCTTCGAGTTCCTGGTGGCCCCCGTCCGCTTCATCGGGGAAGAGGGCCGGCTGGTGGCCATCGAGTTCATCCGGATGACCCTGGGGGAGCCGGATGCCAGCGGCCGCCGGCGCCCGGTGCCCATCCCCGGCTCGAACTTCACCGTGCCGGTGGACACCGCCGTCCTCGCCCTGGGCTTCCGGCCGGACCCCACGGTGGCCCAGACGACGAGCGGCCTGCAGATCTCCCGGTCCGGCCTCATTGTGACGGACGAAGCGGGTCGGACCTCCCGACCGGGGGTCTTCGCGGCAGGGGATGGCGTGACTGGGCCGGACCTGGTGGTGACCGCCTCCGCGGCTGCCATGCGAGCCGCCCGGGCGATGCACGAATACCTGATGGCCCAGCCGCCGGCGGCCGAGCGGGAAGTTTCCCTCCTCGCCGAGCCCGTGCCGGCGTAA
- a CDS encoding MFS transporter has product MSDRSREAWRFIVLLGLVSLMADVTYESARSLIGPYLAMLGASAALVGALGGVGELLSYGLRPLSGYLADRLRRPWGLTFAGYAMSVLAVPLLALTRAWPAAALLVLLERLGKAIRTPARDTMLSHAAQEVGPGKGFGLHEALDQIGAVGGPLLMALILQLSGRYDLAFGVLALPALITLAFLIAARALYPVPQRLEAIADNPEGAIPRGIAHPRFRRYLVFVAFSVAGLVHFQLLSFHLKRSGLLPDPAIPALFAAAMLVDAAAGLAFGALYDRLGLGVLIGIPLFSALAAPLVFSGHALLLLLGMGLWGAVIGGQETIMRAAIPSLVTREERGTAYGIFNGVYGLAWFLGSAAMGGIYELSLGGVIAFALLMEGIAVAAFLRLRREAA; this is encoded by the coding sequence ATGAGCGACCGATCCCGGGAGGCATGGCGGTTCATCGTGCTCCTCGGCCTGGTGAGCCTGATGGCCGATGTCACCTATGAGAGCGCCCGCAGCCTCATCGGGCCGTATCTGGCCATGCTGGGGGCCAGCGCCGCCCTGGTGGGGGCCCTCGGCGGCGTCGGGGAGCTGCTGAGCTACGGCCTGCGCCCTCTCTCGGGTTACCTGGCGGACCGGCTGCGCCGGCCCTGGGGGCTCACCTTCGCGGGCTATGCCATGAGCGTTCTGGCCGTCCCCTTGCTGGCCCTGACCCGAGCGTGGCCCGCGGCGGCCCTCCTCGTCCTCCTCGAGCGGCTGGGGAAGGCGATCCGCACCCCGGCCCGCGACACGATGCTCTCCCACGCGGCCCAGGAGGTGGGCCCCGGGAAAGGCTTCGGCCTCCACGAGGCCCTGGATCAGATCGGCGCAGTGGGAGGGCCCCTGCTGATGGCCCTGATCCTGCAGCTCAGCGGACGTTACGACCTGGCCTTCGGGGTCCTCGCCCTCCCGGCCCTGATCACCCTGGCCTTCCTGATCGCCGCCCGCGCCCTGTATCCGGTCCCCCAGCGGCTGGAGGCGATCGCGGACAATCCGGAGGGGGCGATCCCCCGAGGGATCGCCCATCCCCGGTTCCGGCGCTATCTGGTTTTCGTGGCCTTCAGCGTGGCCGGGCTGGTTCACTTCCAGCTGCTCTCCTTCCATCTCAAGCGCTCCGGCTTGTTGCCGGATCCCGCCATCCCCGCCCTCTTCGCCGCGGCCATGCTGGTGGACGCGGCCGCCGGCCTGGCCTTTGGGGCCCTCTACGATCGCCTGGGCCTGGGGGTTCTGATCGGGATCCCCCTCTTCAGCGCCCTGGCCGCCCCACTGGTGTTCTCCGGGCACGCCCTGCTGCTCCTTTTGGGGATGGGCCTGTGGGGGGCGGTGATCGGTGGACAGGAGACGATCATGCGGGCTGCGATCCCATCGCTGGTGACCCGGGAGGAGCGGGGCACCGCCTACGGGATCTTCAACGGGGTCTACGGGCTGGCCTGGTTCCTGGGCAGCGCCGCGATGGGAGGGATCTACGAGCTCTCCCTGGGAGGGGTGATCGCCTTCGCTCTCCTGATGGAAGGGATCGCTGTCGCTGCCTTCCTGAGGCTGAGGCGCGAAGCCGCCTGA
- the trmFO gene encoding methylenetetrahydrofolate--tRNA-(uracil(54)-C(5))-methyltransferase (FADH(2)-oxidizing) TrmFO: MEPELIVIGGGLAGSEAAWQAAQRGVRVALYEMRPRRFTPAHTTPWLAEIICSNSLGSDELENASGLLKAELRRLGSLLMACADRTAVPAGKALAVDRELFARCVTEHIERHPLITVIREEVMEIPDRPCIIASGPLTSDALAAAIQRLTGQEYLYFYDAISPIVAADSIDMSICFRGSRYGRGQDPDGDYINCPMTKEEYEAFVDALIHAETIELRDFEKEDPRFFEACLPIEVLARRGRDALAYGPLRPTGLIDPRTGRPPYAVVQLRRDNRAGTMYSMVGFQTNLKWPEQRRVFRMIPGLQNAEFLRYGQMHRNTYINAPALLEPTMQFRGRPDLFFAGQITGAEGYVGNIATGLVAGVNAARLLRGKPPLVFPVTTMIGALCDYLAQADPRDFQPMKANFGLLPPLERPVRDKRARALAYARRALSDLERFWAESGEAEHTVLPPSEAAS, encoded by the coding sequence GTGGAGCCGGAGCTGATCGTCATCGGCGGGGGGCTGGCGGGCTCGGAGGCGGCCTGGCAGGCGGCCCAGCGCGGGGTCCGCGTCGCGCTGTATGAGATGCGGCCCCGGCGCTTCACGCCGGCCCACACCACCCCCTGGCTGGCGGAGATCATCTGCTCGAACTCCCTGGGATCGGATGAGCTGGAGAACGCTTCGGGGTTGCTCAAGGCGGAGCTGCGCCGCCTGGGCTCGTTGTTGATGGCCTGCGCCGATCGCACCGCCGTGCCCGCCGGGAAGGCCCTGGCGGTGGATCGGGAGCTGTTCGCCCGCTGCGTCACCGAGCACATCGAACGTCATCCCCTCATCACGGTCATCCGGGAGGAGGTCATGGAGATCCCGGATCGACCATGCATCATCGCCAGCGGGCCCCTGACCTCCGACGCCCTGGCCGCCGCGATCCAGCGCCTCACCGGACAAGAGTATCTTTACTTCTACGACGCCATCTCCCCCATCGTGGCCGCCGATTCGATCGACATGTCCATCTGCTTCCGGGGCTCCCGCTACGGCCGGGGCCAGGATCCCGATGGGGACTACATCAACTGCCCGATGACGAAGGAGGAATACGAGGCCTTCGTCGACGCCCTGATCCATGCGGAGACCATTGAGCTGCGGGACTTCGAGAAAGAGGACCCGCGCTTCTTCGAGGCCTGTCTGCCCATCGAGGTGCTGGCCAGGCGGGGACGGGACGCCCTGGCCTACGGGCCGTTGCGGCCCACCGGCCTCATCGACCCGCGCACCGGCCGGCCGCCCTACGCGGTGGTCCAGCTGCGGCGGGACAACCGGGCGGGGACGATGTATAGCATGGTGGGCTTCCAGACCAACCTGAAGTGGCCGGAGCAGCGCCGGGTCTTCCGGATGATCCCAGGGTTGCAGAACGCGGAGTTCCTGCGCTACGGCCAGATGCACCGGAACACCTACATCAACGCGCCGGCCCTGCTGGAGCCGACCATGCAGTTCCGGGGGCGTCCGGACCTGTTCTTCGCCGGTCAGATCACGGGGGCGGAGGGCTATGTGGGCAACATCGCGACCGGGCTGGTGGCGGGGGTGAACGCCGCCCGCCTGCTGCGGGGGAAGCCTCCCCTCGTCTTCCCGGTCACCACCATGATCGGGGCGCTGTGCGATTACCTGGCCCAGGCGGATCCGCGGGACTTCCAGCCGATGAAGGCGAACTTCGGGCTGTTGCCGCCGCTGGAGCGGCCGGTGCGGGACAAGCGGGCGCGGGCCCTGGCCTACGCCCGGCGCGCCCTCTCCGATCTGGAGCGTTTCTGGGCGGAGAGCGGCGAGGCGGAACACACCGTCCTTCCACCCTCGGAGGCGGCATCATGA
- a CDS encoding ComEA family DNA-binding protein: MAQEVGPGGRAGGSRWEAAREAVVLAATLASFLASVWLLRRPAPAPIRIIPPPTPAPTLTPTPKWIQVYLTGAVQAPGVYTVPQGLRIWTLLEQAGGALPSADLERVNLAAPLTDGMHLHIPRRGEEASASPTPEPLLDLNTASVEELDRLPGIGPRAAQAIVDYRLKHGPFRRLEDLLNVPGIGPATLERIRPWVTVSPAP; encoded by the coding sequence ATGGCGCAGGAGGTCGGCCCGGGGGGGCGGGCCGGAGGCTCCCGCTGGGAGGCGGCGCGAGAGGCGGTGGTGCTGGCGGCCACCCTGGCCAGCTTTCTGGCCAGCGTCTGGCTCCTCCGGCGCCCGGCTCCCGCGCCCATCCGGATCATCCCTCCCCCGACCCCGGCCCCGACCCTGACCCCCACCCCGAAGTGGATCCAGGTCTATCTGACCGGCGCGGTGCAGGCGCCCGGGGTCTACACCGTCCCGCAAGGGCTTCGGATCTGGACGCTTCTGGAGCAGGCAGGGGGAGCCCTGCCGTCGGCGGACCTGGAGCGGGTGAACCTGGCGGCGCCCCTCACGGATGGCATGCATCTGCATATCCCCCGGCGGGGAGAGGAGGCGTCGGCCTCCCCCACGCCGGAGCCTCTTCTGGACCTCAACACGGCCTCGGTGGAGGAGCTGGACCGGCTGCCGGGCATCGGGCCGCGGGCGGCCCAGGCCATCGTGGATTACCGGCTCAAGCACGGCCCCTTCCGCCGGCTGGAGGATCTCCTCAACGTCCCCGGGATCGGCCCGGCCACCCTGGAGCGCATCCGCCCGTGGGTGACGGTCTCCCCCGCGCCGTAA
- a CDS encoding threonine synthase yields the protein MWLRCAACSHQWPYLRFEVRCPRCGGDWLDVVYDLEAVRQRWDRLLRQRPFTMWRYRELLPLRQDLHIVTMEEGGTPLLRAENLGLMLGRPRLYIKDERQNPTGSFKDRQASLAISVAREAGLQEMVVASTGNVAISYAAYCARAGIQLWAFLVSSAPADKMREVALYGAEVIKVTGTYDQTKQVAAQFAERRGLFLDRGIRSLAARESMKTIAFEIAEQLGWRAPDWYIQAVSGGMGPIGVWKGFQELKAMGLVDRIPRIGVIQAEGCAPIVESFREGREQARVVHTPRTRIATLATGDPGPAYPVLRRIVQETGGAMETVSDEETYRAMHLLAKMEGLSMEPAAAAAFAGAFKLIASGHIRPEETVVINASGHTFPVEKFALGEGWIYTLEAPAAPSEGFLIALDQLDPRSRRVLIVDDDPDAVRLIRRILQSRGTFYVEAVDRGDEALERIRRDPPDVILLDLMMPGMDGFAVLEALKADERLRRIPVLVITARSLAPEEQARLRQQAYAVLEKGMFTDENLIEDMLAALHAS from the coding sequence ATGTGGCTGCGCTGCGCGGCCTGTAGTCATCAGTGGCCTTACCTTCGCTTTGAGGTCCGCTGTCCGCGTTGCGGAGGCGACTGGCTGGACGTGGTCTACGATCTGGAGGCCGTCCGCCAGCGGTGGGATCGGCTGCTCCGGCAGCGTCCCTTTACCATGTGGCGCTACCGGGAGCTCCTCCCCCTGCGCCAGGATCTTCACATCGTGACGATGGAGGAGGGGGGCACGCCGCTGCTGCGGGCGGAGAACCTGGGGCTGATGCTGGGCCGACCCCGTCTTTACATCAAAGATGAGCGCCAGAACCCTACGGGCTCCTTTAAGGACCGACAGGCCTCCCTGGCCATCTCCGTGGCTCGGGAGGCGGGCCTGCAGGAGATGGTGGTCGCCTCCACCGGGAACGTGGCGATCTCGTATGCCGCCTACTGCGCCCGGGCCGGCATCCAGCTGTGGGCCTTCCTGGTGAGCTCGGCCCCCGCCGACAAGATGCGGGAGGTGGCCCTTTACGGGGCCGAGGTCATCAAGGTGACAGGGACCTACGATCAGACCAAGCAGGTGGCGGCCCAGTTCGCCGAGCGACGCGGGCTGTTCCTGGATCGGGGGATCCGGAGCCTGGCCGCCCGCGAGAGCATGAAGACCATCGCCTTTGAGATCGCCGAGCAGCTGGGCTGGCGGGCGCCGGACTGGTATATCCAGGCCGTCAGCGGGGGGATGGGGCCCATCGGCGTGTGGAAAGGGTTCCAGGAGCTGAAGGCCATGGGCCTGGTGGATCGGATCCCCCGCATCGGGGTGATCCAGGCGGAGGGCTGCGCGCCCATCGTGGAATCCTTCCGCGAGGGCCGGGAGCAGGCCCGGGTCGTCCATACGCCCCGCACCCGGATCGCCACTCTGGCCACCGGTGACCCCGGCCCGGCTTATCCGGTGCTGCGCCGCATCGTTCAGGAGACCGGGGGGGCCATGGAGACGGTGAGCGATGAGGAGACCTATCGGGCGATGCATCTGCTGGCCAAGATGGAAGGCCTCTCTATGGAGCCGGCGGCCGCCGCCGCCTTCGCCGGGGCCTTCAAGCTGATCGCCTCCGGTCACATCCGGCCGGAGGAGACGGTGGTCATCAACGCCTCCGGGCACACCTTCCCCGTGGAGAAGTTCGCCTTAGGGGAGGGATGGATTTACACGCTGGAAGCCCCCGCCGCCCCCTCGGAAGGGTTCCTCATCGCCCTGGACCAGCTGGACCCGCGCAGCCGGCGGGTGCTGATCGTGGACGACGACCCGGATGCGGTGCGGCTGATCCGGCGGATCCTGCAATCCCGGGGGACCTTCTACGTGGAGGCGGTGGATCGAGGCGACGAGGCGCTGGAGCGGATCCGAAGGGATCCTCCCGATGTGATCCTCCTGGATCTGATGATGCCGGGGATGGACGGCTTCGCCGTGCTGGAGGCCCTGAAAGCGGATGAGCGGCTGCGTCGCATCCCGGTCCTGGTGATCACCGCCCGGAGCCTGGCCCCGGAGGAGCAGGCTCGCCTGCGCCAGCAGGCGTATGCCGTGCTGGAGAAAGGGATGTTCACCGACGAAAACCTGATTGAGGACATGCTGGCGGCTCTGCACGCCTCATAG
- the mtnA gene encoding S-methyl-5-thioribose-1-phosphate isomerase: MRSVEWHDGVLRLIDQRRLPHEQVILECETPEAVAEAIRTMAVRGAPAIGAAAAFGMALAALRSPASDRAALLRDLEAAARLLKASRPTAVNLFWAVDRMLRRAADEGLEDPQAVREALVAEAIRIAEEDVETNRRMGQYGATLIRDGDTILHHCNTGALATVDYGTALGVIRTAHEQGKRIHVLVDETRPRLQGARLTAWELLQLGIPFTVIADGAAGYFMRKGKVNIVLVGADRIAANGDVANKVGTYTLAVLAREHGIPFYVVAPTSTIDPNTPNGDAIPIEERDEREVLEIEGVPIAPRGARAANPAFDVTPARYITGIITEKGILYPPFDLHIRRALGLEREDLRDVAALRGL; encoded by the coding sequence ATGCGCAGCGTGGAATGGCACGACGGCGTCCTGCGGCTGATCGATCAACGGCGGTTGCCCCATGAGCAGGTCATCCTGGAGTGCGAGACCCCCGAGGCCGTCGCCGAGGCCATCCGCACGATGGCCGTCCGGGGGGCCCCGGCCATCGGCGCCGCGGCCGCCTTCGGGATGGCCCTGGCGGCCCTCCGCAGCCCTGCCTCAGACCGCGCGGCGTTGCTGCGAGACCTGGAAGCGGCGGCCCGGTTGCTGAAGGCCTCCCGCCCCACCGCGGTGAACCTGTTCTGGGCGGTGGATCGGATGCTCCGCCGGGCCGCGGACGAGGGGCTGGAGGATCCCCAGGCCGTGCGCGAGGCGCTGGTGGCCGAGGCCATCCGGATCGCCGAGGAGGACGTGGAGACCAACCGTCGGATGGGGCAGTATGGAGCGACTCTCATCCGGGACGGCGACACCATCCTGCATCACTGCAACACGGGGGCCCTGGCCACGGTGGATTACGGCACGGCTCTGGGGGTGATCCGCACCGCCCACGAACAGGGCAAGCGCATCCACGTGCTGGTGGATGAAACCCGCCCGCGCCTGCAGGGCGCCCGGCTGACCGCCTGGGAGCTGCTCCAGCTGGGCATCCCCTTCACCGTGATCGCCGACGGCGCCGCCGGCTACTTCATGCGCAAAGGGAAGGTCAACATCGTGCTGGTGGGGGCGGACCGCATCGCCGCCAACGGCGACGTGGCCAACAAGGTCGGCACCTACACCCTGGCGGTCCTGGCCCGGGAGCATGGGATCCCCTTCTACGTGGTGGCCCCCACCTCCACCATCGATCCGAACACCCCCAACGGCGACGCCATCCCCATCGAGGAGCGGGACGAGCGGGAGGTGCTGGAGATCGAGGGGGTGCCCATCGCGCCCCGAGGGGCCCGGGCGGCCAACCCCGCCTTCGATGTCACCCCCGCCCGCTACATCACCGGCATCATCACCGAAAAGGGGATCCTTTATCCGCCCTTCGACCTGCACATCCGACGAGCCCTCGGCCTCGAGCGGGAGGATCTTCGGGATGTGGCTGCGCTGCGCGGCCTGTAG
- a CDS encoding polyribonucleotide nucleotidyltransferase produces MRREKHVFKTMVGDKEIVIETGYFAWQANGAVIVRVGDTMILATATMAKEPREGIDFFPLSVDFEERLYAAGRIPGSFQRREGKPSENAILTARLVDRPLRPLFPKDLRNDVQIILTSLSADPEYHLDIPSIIAASAALTISDIPWFGPVGAVRVGYIDGQFVINPTVSQMEHSRLDLRLAGTADAVIMVEAGANEIPEDLMVEAIRLGHEAMQPLIALQEEMRASIGKPKATYRAFSISEEVRQAVRARLDHQIAEILDTYFDKDKRNEALDELEEEILQALSEYEQAQVKESFHEALREEVRRRILEEGRRPDGRGPKDIRPIWCEVDVAPRAHGSAIFTRGDTQVLSVATLATLAEQQELDTLAPEETKRYIHHYNFPPFSTGEVRVLRGASRREIGHGALAERALLPVIPPEDEFPYTIRVVSEVLSSNGSTSMASVCGSTLALMDAGVPIRKPVSGVAMGLVTADETWRKYVILTDIQGMEDHLGDMDFKVAGTADGITALQMDVKIRGLPYHVLAEALHQAREARLYILEKMLEVLPAPRPELKPHAPRIFTVHIPVEKIGALIGPGGKTIRKIQEETHTQIDIEEDGTVHIAATSLADAESARLKIEAYAEEPQVGKIYLGKVIRITDFGAFVEILPGEVGMVHISQIADQKVNRIEDVVRVGDQILVMVTHIDEDGKIRLSRQAVLEGLSVEEAQQRDRLLAAKAAPKGKGKPGEERPLAGRVKIVKRASGER; encoded by the coding sequence ATGAGGCGAGAGAAGCATGTTTTCAAAACGATGGTCGGCGACAAGGAGATCGTCATCGAGACCGGCTACTTCGCCTGGCAGGCCAACGGCGCAGTGATCGTCCGCGTCGGCGACACGATGATCCTGGCCACCGCCACCATGGCGAAGGAGCCGCGGGAGGGCATCGATTTCTTCCCCCTGAGCGTGGATTTCGAGGAACGGCTCTACGCGGCGGGTCGCATCCCCGGCAGCTTCCAGCGTCGGGAGGGCAAGCCCTCGGAGAACGCCATCCTCACCGCCCGCCTGGTGGATCGCCCCCTCCGACCCCTGTTCCCCAAAGACCTGCGCAATGACGTCCAGATCATCCTGACCAGCCTCTCCGCGGATCCGGAATATCACCTGGATATTCCTTCGATCATCGCGGCCTCGGCGGCCCTGACCATCTCGGACATCCCCTGGTTCGGGCCGGTGGGGGCGGTGCGCGTGGGCTACATCGACGGGCAGTTCGTGATCAACCCCACGGTCAGCCAGATGGAGCACAGCCGGCTGGACCTGCGGCTCGCGGGCACAGCGGACGCGGTGATCATGGTCGAGGCGGGGGCCAACGAGATCCCCGAGGACCTGATGGTGGAGGCGATCCGCCTGGGCCACGAGGCCATGCAGCCGCTGATCGCCCTCCAGGAGGAGATGCGGGCCTCCATCGGCAAGCCCAAGGCCACCTACAGGGCCTTCTCCATCTCCGAGGAGGTGCGCCAGGCTGTCCGCGCCCGCCTGGATCACCAGATCGCGGAGATCCTGGACACGTATTTCGACAAGGACAAGCGGAACGAGGCGCTGGACGAGCTGGAGGAGGAGATCCTCCAGGCCCTCTCCGAGTATGAGCAGGCCCAGGTGAAGGAGAGCTTCCACGAGGCGCTGCGGGAGGAGGTGCGCCGCCGCATCCTGGAGGAGGGCCGCCGGCCGGACGGGCGCGGGCCGAAGGACATCCGGCCCATCTGGTGCGAGGTAGACGTGGCGCCCCGTGCCCACGGCTCGGCCATCTTCACCCGGGGCGACACCCAGGTCCTCTCGGTGGCCACCCTGGCCACCCTGGCCGAGCAGCAGGAGCTGGACACGCTGGCCCCTGAGGAGACCAAGCGCTATATCCACCATTACAACTTCCCGCCCTTCTCCACCGGTGAGGTGCGAGTGCTGCGCGGGGCCTCCCGGCGGGAGATCGGGCACGGGGCCCTGGCGGAGCGGGCGCTGCTGCCGGTGATCCCGCCGGAGGACGAGTTCCCTTACACCATTCGGGTGGTGAGCGAGGTGCTCTCCTCCAACGGCTCCACCTCCATGGCCAGCGTCTGCGGCTCCACCCTCGCCCTGATGGACGCCGGGGTCCCGATCCGCAAGCCGGTCTCCGGTGTGGCCATGGGCCTGGTGACCGCCGATGAAACCTGGCGGAAATACGTGATCCTCACCGACATCCAGGGGATGGAGGATCACCTGGGGGACATGGACTTCAAGGTGGCCGGCACGGCGGATGGGATCACCGCCCTGCAGATGGATGTCAAGATCAGGGGGCTGCCCTATCACGTGCTGGCCGAGGCCCTTCATCAGGCCCGCGAGGCTCGCCTTTACATCCTGGAGAAGATGCTGGAGGTCCTGCCCGCCCCGCGGCCGGAGCTCAAGCCGCACGCCCCGCGCATCTTCACCGTCCATATTCCGGTGGAGAAGATCGGCGCCCTCATCGGGCCGGGCGGGAAGACCATCCGCAAGATCCAGGAGGAGACCCATACCCAGATCGACATCGAGGAGGACGGGACGGTCCACATCGCCGCCACCAGCCTGGCCGACGCCGAGAGCGCCCGCCTCAAGATCGAGGCCTACGCCGAGGAACCCCAGGTGGGCAAGATCTACCTGGGGAAGGTCATCCGCATCACCGACTTCGGGGCCTTCGTGGAGATCCTCCCCGGCGAGGTGGGGATGGTCCACATCTCCCAGATCGCCGACCAGAAGGTCAACCGCATCGAGGACGTGGTGCGCGTGGGCGACCAGATCCTGGTGATGGTCACCCACATCGACGAGGACGGCAAGATCCGCCTCTCCCGCCAGGCGGTGCTGGAGGGGCTCTCGGTGGAGGAGGCCCAGCAACGGGATCGGCTGCTGGCCGCGAAGGCCGCGCCCAAAGGGAAGGGGAAGCCCGGCGAGGAGCGTCCCCTGGCCGGCCGTGTGAAGATCGTCAAGCGGGCTTCCGGCGAGCGCTGA
- the rpsO gene encoding 30S ribosomal protein S15 translates to MSLSKEEKQQLIEMFRRHESDTGSPEVQIAILTERINRLTEHLKQHKHDEHSRVGLLKLVSKRRRQLRYLARVDPQRYRAILERLGLRK, encoded by the coding sequence GTGAGCCTGTCGAAAGAGGAAAAGCAGCAGCTGATCGAGATGTTCCGACGCCACGAGTCGGACACCGGTTCGCCGGAGGTGCAGATCGCCATCCTGACCGAGCGGATCAATCGCCTGACCGAGCATCTCAAACAGCATAAGCACGATGAGCATTCCCGGGTCGGCCTTCTGAAGCTGGTCAGCAAGCGCCGGCGTCAGCTTCGCTACCTGGCCCGGGTGGATCCCCAACGCTATCGCGCGATCCTGGAGCGGCTGGGCCTGCGCAAATGA
- a CDS encoding c-type cytochrome — protein sequence MPARRGRRWIPWVLTAGVIGCQAAARPEGATPSIPAISRFPTVAPAPSPSPTATRSETGAGLFAAFCESCHPQGGHAPGAGPSLRGVVHRHSADFIRQQIRNGRGDMPGFGDRLSEEEIERLLGYLRTLEGEPTFARTPVPPDPGAVARGRALFRQRCASCHLEGGRLPGTGLGFEPPAPVLVDEVRRHTPAFIARQIREGGGQMPAVGADLTEEEMADLIAYLSALAIGSEGP from the coding sequence GTGCCCGCCCGCAGGGGCCGCCGGTGGATCCCATGGGTTCTCACGGCCGGGGTGATCGGATGCCAGGCTGCGGCCCGGCCGGAGGGAGCGACGCCGTCGATTCCGGCGATCTCCCGCTTTCCGACCGTCGCGCCTGCTCCCTCCCCCTCTCCGACCGCTACCCGATCGGAGACCGGGGCGGGGCTTTTCGCGGCCTTCTGTGAGTCCTGCCATCCCCAGGGAGGCCATGCGCCGGGCGCGGGCCCCTCCCTGCGCGGCGTCGTTCATCGGCACTCCGCGGATTTCATCCGTCAGCAGATCCGCAACGGGCGGGGGGACATGCCGGGCTTTGGCGACCGGCTGAGCGAGGAGGAGATCGAGCGCCTGCTCGGCTACCTGAGGACGCTGGAAGGGGAGCCGACCTTCGCCCGGACCCCCGTTCCTCCGGACCCGGGGGCGGTGGCTCGGGGACGGGCCCTTTTCCGGCAGCGTTGCGCGTCGTGCCATCTCGAAGGCGGGCGTTTGCCGGGGACCGGCCTGGGCTTCGAGCCGCCGGCTCCCGTGCTGGTGGACGAAGTCCGGCGCCACACCCCGGCCTTCATCGCCCGGCAGATCCGGGAGGGCGGAGGTCAGATGCCGGCCGTCGGGGCGGACCTCACAGAAGAAGAGATGGCGGACCTCATCGCCTATCTGAGCGCGCTGGCCATCGGAAGCGAAGGCCCTTGA